In Prunus dulcis chromosome 1, ALMONDv2, whole genome shotgun sequence, the following are encoded in one genomic region:
- the LOC117614736 gene encoding receptor-like protein kinase ANXUR1: protein MISKTHILFSLILFSFSLNTVHVHSKDTDSYVISCGSSSGGTDSDGRKWASDSQFLTSSYKSNTATAQYQDPSLPSQVPYMSARIFNSASSYKFSVSPKQRLLVRLHFYPNSYNSLDPSNSYFDVVANGFTLLHNFSASITAQALTQAYIMREFSLIPPQSGNLNITFIPSSQHDKSYAFVNGIEVISMPADMFKPANLIGFQDQTVEVQSSSLQTMFRLNVGGQFIPTTNDSGLTRTWYDDSPYLFGAAFGVTSEAGKNVSIKYPPEVPGYIAPLNVYSTARSMGPDPKINQNYNLTWVFSVDANFTYVVRFHFCELQLTKINQRVFDIFLNNQTAQQSADAIAWAGSIGVPVYKDYATVVNDRDGDEEIWVALHPSVSEKPEYYDLILNGLEIFKLNDTRGNLAGPNPEPSKMLQEAEAAAASNFSPPPESKSKGEVIGIAGGAAGGAAVVAAVCFVVYIKKKRKNGMESGMGAWLPLYGNSHTSTISGKSNTGSSHLSSLAAGLCRHFSLSEIKHGTKNFDESQVIGVGGFGKVYKGIIDGGTQVAIKRSNPSSEQGVNEFQTEIEMLSKLRHKHLVSLIGFCEEDGEMVLVYDYMANGTLREHLYKSNQPPLSWKQRLEICIGAARGLHYLHTGARYTIIHRDVKTTNILLDENWVAKVSDFGLSKTGPNINQNQTHVSTVVKGSFGYLDPEYFRRQQLTEKSDVYSFGVVLFEVLCARPALNATLPKEQVSLADWAIHCRKKGILSEIIDPHLKAGPHINPECLKKFSETAEKCLADHGLERPSMGDVLWNLEFALQLHENPDGETVVAQDKANDAYAIHNSTLTIEEESTASEANIEDLNTSAVFSQIVNPRGR, encoded by the coding sequence ATGATCTCCAAAACCCATATCTTATTTTCTCTgatcttgttttctttctcattaAACACCGTTCATGTTCATAGCAAAGACACTGATTCTTACGTCATTTCTTGTGGCTCTTCAAGTGGAGGCACCGATTCCGATGGCCGCAAATGGGCCTCAGATTCCCAGTTTCTTACGTCCTCCTATAAATCAAACACGGCAACGGCCCAATACCAAGACCCTTCTCTGCCTTCTCAAGTTCCATACATGTCTGCAAGAATTTTCAACTCTGCATCGTCGTACAAGTTCTCTGTTTCACCCAAGCAACGCCTTTTGGTCAGGCTCCATTTTTATCCAAATTCCTATAACAGCCTCGACCCTTCCAACTCATATTTCGACGtggttgcaaatgggtttaCTCTCCTCCACAATTTCAGTGCCTCCATTACTGCCCAAGCACTCACGCAGGCCTATATCATGAGAGAATTCTCACTCATTCCTCCCCAGTCTGGCAATCTCAACATCACATTCATACCCTCTTCACAGCATGATAAATCCTATGCTTTTGTCAATGGGATTGAGGTCATCTCAATGCCTGCTGATATGTTCAAGCCTGCAAACTTGATCGGGTTCCAGGACCAAACGGTCGAGGTCCAGAGTTCTTCCCTTCAGACCATGTTCAGGCTCAATGTTGGTGGACAGTTTATTCCTACAACCAATGATTCAGGGCTTACAAGGACATGGTACGATGATTCGCCATACTTGTTTGGTGCAGCATTTGGGGTCACATCTGAGGCTGGTAAAAATGTTAGCATTAAATATCCTCCCGAAGTGCCAGGCTATATTGCACCTCTGAATGTGTACAGCACGGCTAGATCAATGGGACCGGACCCCAAAATCAATCAGAATTACAATCTCACATGGGTTTTCTCTGTTGATGCCAATTTTACATATGTTGTTAGGTTCCATTTTTGTGAGCTTCAACTCACCAAGATTAATCAGAGGGTGTTTGATATTTTCCTCAACAACCAAACAGCACAGCAATCTGCGGATGCGATTGCTTGGGCAGGGTCCATAGGAGTGCCAGTTTATAAAGATTATGCAACTGTTGTTAATGATAGAGATGGTGATGAGGAAATATGGGTGGCATTGCATCCATCTGTGTCAGAGAAGCCTGAGTATTATGACTTAATTCTTAATGGTTTGGAGATCTTTAAGCTCAATGACACACGTGGGAACTTGGCAGGCCCAAATCCTGAGCCTTCGAAGATGCTTCAAGAAGCCGAGGCTGCTGCAGCTAGTAATTTTTCTCCTCCGCCGGAATCCAAGAGCAAGGGTGAAGTAATTGGAATAGCTGGTGGGGCTGCTGGTGGTGCGGCTGTAGTTGCAGCAGTATGCTTTGTTGTGTacataaagaagaagagaaagaatggAATGGAGTCTGGGATGGGTGCTTGGTTGCCCCTTTATGGTAACTCTCACACATCAACTATTTCTGGCAAGAGCAACACTGGTAGCAGCCACCTTTCAAGTCTGGCTGCTGGTCTATGTAGGCATTTTTCATTATCTGAGATAAAACATGGAACCAAGAACTTTGATGAATCTCAAGTTATTGGGGTTGGAGGGTTTGGGAAGGTTTACAAAGGCATTATTGATGGAGGGACCCAAGTGGCTATAAAAAGATCGAATCCATCTTCGGAGCAAGGAGTTAATGAATTCCAAACTGAAATTGAGATGCTTTCAAAGCTTAGACACAAGCATTTAGTCTCTTTGATTGGTTTTTGCGAAGAAGACGGCGAGATGGTTCTTGTTTATGATTACATGGCTAATGGGACTCTAAGGGAACACCTATACAAGAGCAACCAACCTCCCTTGTCATGGAAGCAAAGGTTGGAAATTTGCATTGGAGCTGCTAGAGGATTACATTATCTTCATACTGGTGCCAGGTACACCATCATCCATAGAGATGTGAAAACCACAAACATTCTATTGGACGAGAATTGGGTAGCTAAAGTGTCTGATTTCGGGCTATCAAAAACAGGTCCTAAtattaatcaaaatcaaacccatGTTAGTACAGTGGTGAAGGGGAGCTTTGGGTACTTGGACCCTGAATATTTCCGCAGGCAACAATTGACAGAAAAATCTGATGTGTACTCTTTTGGGGTGGTTCTGTTTGAAGTCCTGTGTGCAAGGCCAGCGCTTAATGCTACATTGCCAAAGGAACAAGTTAGTCTAGCAGATTGGGCTATACATTGTCGAAAAAAGGGAATTCTCAGCGAAATTATTGATCCACATCTTAAGGCAGGACCCCATATAAATCCCGAGTGTCTGAAAAAGTTTTCAGAGACAGCTGAGAAGTGCTTAGCTGATCATGGACTTGAACGTCCTTCAATGGGTGACGTGCTTTGGAACCTCGAGTTTGCACTTCAACTGCATGAAAACCCTGATGGAGAAACAGTTGTTGCTCAAGATAAAGCAAATGATGCTTATGCAATTCACAATTCCACATTGACCATTGAGGAAGAGAGCACTGCAAGTGAGGCTAATATAGAAGACTTAAACACAAGTGCAGTTTTTTCACAAATAGTGAATCCAAGAGGAAGATGA